A genomic segment from Curtobacterium sp. MCSS17_007 encodes:
- the ftsZ gene encoding cell division protein FtsZ translates to MTTNHNYLAVIKVVGVGGGGVNAVNRMIELGLRGVEFIAINTDAQALLLSDADVKLDVGREITRGLGAGADPEVGRRAAEDHAEEIEEALAGADMVFVTAGEGGGTGTGGAPVVARIAKSIGALTIGVVTKPFSFEGKRRQSQAENGVASLKDEVDTLIVVPNDRLLEISDRGISMVEAFATADQVLLAGVQGITDLITTPGLINLDFADVKSVMQGAGSALMGIGSSRGADRAIKAAELAVASPLLEASIDGAHGVLLSIQGGSNLGIFEINDAARLVQEAVHPEANIIFGAVIDDTLGDEVRVTVIAAGFDGGEPSSQQKERRSSWVDPEQGGAAASGTAGTGAIEDTATSAPSWASQEHEAPVRRAADPAFDDDDELDVPDFLK, encoded by the coding sequence GTGACCACGAACCACAACTACCTCGCCGTCATCAAGGTCGTCGGTGTCGGCGGCGGCGGCGTGAACGCCGTGAACCGCATGATCGAGCTCGGCCTCCGCGGCGTCGAGTTCATCGCGATCAACACCGACGCGCAGGCACTGCTGCTCAGCGATGCCGACGTCAAGCTCGACGTCGGCCGCGAGATCACCCGCGGGCTCGGCGCCGGCGCGGACCCCGAGGTCGGCCGTCGCGCCGCCGAGGACCACGCCGAGGAGATCGAGGAGGCCCTGGCGGGCGCCGACATGGTCTTCGTCACCGCAGGCGAGGGTGGCGGCACCGGTACGGGTGGTGCGCCCGTGGTCGCCCGGATCGCGAAGTCGATCGGCGCGCTGACCATCGGTGTCGTCACGAAGCCGTTCAGCTTCGAGGGCAAGCGCCGCCAGTCCCAGGCCGAGAACGGCGTCGCCTCGCTCAAGGACGAGGTCGACACGCTCATCGTCGTGCCGAACGACCGCCTGCTGGAGATCAGCGACCGCGGCATCTCGATGGTCGAGGCCTTCGCGACCGCCGACCAGGTCCTGCTCGCGGGCGTCCAGGGCATCACCGACCTCATCACGACCCCGGGTCTCATCAACCTCGACTTCGCCGACGTCAAGAGCGTCATGCAGGGCGCGGGATCGGCGCTCATGGGCATCGGCTCGTCCCGCGGCGCGGACCGGGCGATCAAGGCGGCCGAGCTCGCCGTGGCGTCGCCGCTGCTCGAGGCCTCGATCGACGGCGCGCACGGCGTGCTGCTGTCGATCCAGGGTGGCTCGAACCTCGGCATCTTCGAGATCAACGACGCCGCCCGCCTGGTGCAGGAGGCTGTCCACCCCGAGGCGAACATCATCTTCGGTGCGGTCATCGACGACACCCTGGGCGACGAGGTCCGCGTGACGGTCATCGCCGCCGGCTTCGACGGTGGCGAGCCGAGCTCGCAGCAGAAGGAGCGTCGCTCCAGCTGGGTCGACCCGGAGCAGGGCGGTGCGGCCGCGTCCGGTACGGCCGGCACCGGTGCGATCGAGGACACCGCGACCAGCGCGCCGTCCTGGGCGTCCCAGGAGCACGAGGCGCCCGTGCGTCGCGCCGCCGACCCGGCGTTCGACGACGACGACGAGCTCGACGTCCCCGACTTCCTGAAGTAA
- a CDS encoding YggS family pyridoxal phosphate-dependent enzyme: MAGDARLPSVDRDGLEARLASVRSGIAAAARAAGRSSDELTLVVVTKYHPAGLVRELAGLGVTDVGENRHQEAQSKATELADLALTWHFVGQLQSKKARQARRYADVVQSLDRASVVDAFAPTETEPDPRVIDGFVQVNLTDDPGRGGVQPDDVDAMVERVLATGTIRLRGVMAVAPLDEEPRRAFARLRGISSRVVALAPDATDISAGMSGDFAEAIAEGATHLRIGTAITGNRPVAP, from the coding sequence GTGGCAGGTGATGCGCGCCTCCCCTCCGTCGACCGTGACGGACTGGAGGCGCGTCTCGCGTCCGTCAGGTCGGGCATCGCCGCCGCGGCACGAGCTGCGGGACGGTCGAGCGACGAGCTGACGCTCGTCGTGGTGACGAAGTACCACCCGGCCGGGCTCGTCCGCGAGCTCGCCGGACTCGGTGTCACCGACGTGGGGGAGAACCGCCACCAGGAGGCGCAGTCCAAGGCAACGGAGCTCGCCGACCTCGCCCTGACCTGGCACTTCGTCGGGCAGCTGCAGTCGAAGAAGGCGCGGCAGGCGCGGCGGTACGCGGACGTCGTGCAGTCGCTCGACCGGGCCTCCGTCGTCGACGCCTTCGCGCCGACCGAGACCGAGCCGGACCCGCGGGTGATCGACGGTTTCGTGCAGGTCAACCTCACCGACGACCCCGGTCGGGGCGGTGTGCAGCCGGACGACGTCGACGCCATGGTGGAGCGCGTCCTGGCCACCGGGACCATCCGGCTGCGCGGCGTCATGGCGGTCGCGCCGCTCGACGAGGAGCCCCGGCGTGCGTTCGCCCGGCTCCGTGGGATCTCGTCGCGGGTCGTCGCGCTCGCCCCCGACGCCACCGACATCTCGGCGGGGATGAGCGGTGACTTCGCCGAGGCGATCGCCGAGGGCGCGACACACCTGCGGATCGGGACCGCAATCACGGGAAACCGGCCGGTCGCGCCCTAG
- the sepF gene encoding cell division protein SepF encodes MANPLKKTMVYLGLADEELYEDEQQPAPAPTRQAAAPAAAQAAAPESPAAAAPAAAAPAAAPAEPKTHTHQRGAQVTPLRRSHTTAQKATPVQEMNEILTVHPREYKDAQSIAESFRDGIPVIINLSQMTESDARRMIDFASGLSLGLYGKIERVTNKVFLLSPAHVAVSGEPAEVESDIEASFFAQS; translated from the coding sequence ATGGCCAACCCGCTCAAGAAGACGATGGTCTACCTCGGCCTCGCCGACGAGGAACTGTACGAGGACGAGCAGCAGCCGGCCCCCGCGCCCACGCGCCAGGCCGCCGCTCCGGCTGCGGCCCAGGCCGCTGCGCCGGAGTCGCCCGCTGCTGCCGCGCCGGCCGCCGCAGCCCCGGCGGCAGCACCCGCCGAGCCCAAGACGCACACCCACCAGCGCGGCGCCCAGGTCACCCCGCTCCGCCGCTCGCACACGACCGCACAGAAGGCGACCCCGGTCCAGGAAATGAACGAGATCCTCACCGTCCACCCGCGCGAGTACAAGGACGCCCAGTCCATCGCCGAGAGCTTCCGCGACGGCATCCCCGTCATCATCAACCTCTCGCAGATGACCGAGTCGGACGCCCGCCGCATGATCGACTTCGCGTCGGGCCTGTCGCTCGGCCTCTACGGCAAGATCGAGCGCGTCACGAACAAGGTCTTCCTGCTGTCGCCCGCCCACGTCGCGGTGAGCGGTGAGCCGGCTGAGGTAGAGTCCGACATCGAGGCGTCCTTCTTCGCCCAGTCCTGA
- a CDS encoding YggT family protein: protein MSLVFGILSFALLLYFFVMWGRFAFDIVQAYNRSWRPRGAMLVVADVVYTLTDPPIRFVRRLLPPMRLGPVALDFGWTIVMLVVIILRVVVGALARSF, encoded by the coding sequence GTGTCACTGGTCTTCGGGATCCTCTCCTTCGCCCTCCTGCTCTACTTCTTCGTGATGTGGGGCCGGTTCGCGTTCGACATCGTGCAGGCGTACAACCGCAGCTGGCGTCCCCGTGGCGCGATGCTCGTCGTCGCCGACGTCGTCTACACCCTGACCGACCCGCCGATCCGGTTCGTCCGACGCCTGCTCCCGCCGATGCGGCTGGGGCCCGTGGCGCTCGACTTCGGCTGGACGATCGTCATGCTCGTGGTGATCATCCTGCGGGTCGTCGTGGGTGCGCTCGCACGCTCGTTCTGA
- a CDS encoding DivIVA domain-containing protein, which produces MALTPEDVVNKRFQPTKFREGYDQDEVDDFLDEVVVELRRLTAENDELRQRLQAAESAPKPAAVEQPAEQSAPTPEPEPAPVAAAPEPAPVVAAAPAPSTVPADEDTEGTTNLLTLARRLHEEHVREGIEKRDALIAEGTAQAARLVSEAEAKQRQIIADTENTNRQRVAVLEQEQRQLEGKIDELRTFERDYRAQLKSYIQGQLAELDGSGSQESGLTPAPASAQGFGN; this is translated from the coding sequence ATGGCTTTGACGCCGGAAGACGTAGTCAACAAGCGGTTCCAGCCGACGAAGTTCCGCGAAGGCTACGACCAGGACGAGGTCGACGACTTCCTGGACGAGGTCGTCGTCGAGCTCCGCCGCCTGACGGCCGAGAACGACGAGCTCCGCCAGCGCCTGCAGGCTGCCGAGTCGGCGCCGAAGCCGGCCGCGGTCGAGCAGCCCGCCGAGCAGTCGGCCCCGACCCCCGAGCCCGAGCCGGCCCCCGTCGCCGCCGCTCCGGAGCCCGCGCCGGTCGTCGCCGCTGCTCCGGCCCCGTCGACCGTGCCGGCCGACGAGGACACCGAGGGCACCACGAACCTGCTCACGCTGGCTCGTCGCCTGCACGAGGAGCACGTCCGCGAGGGCATCGAGAAGCGCGACGCACTCATCGCCGAGGGCACCGCGCAGGCCGCCCGCCTGGTCTCCGAGGCCGAGGCGAAGCAGCGCCAGATCATCGCCGACACCGAGAACACCAACCGGCAGCGCGTCGCGGTGCTCGAGCAGGAGCAGCGCCAGCTCGAGGGCAAGATCGACGAGCTCCGCACCTTCGAGCGCGACTACCGTGCGCAGCTCAAGAGCTACATCCAGGGTCAGCTCGCCGAGCTCGACGGGTCCGGCTCGCAGGAGTCCGGCCTCACCCCCGCGCCGGCCTCGGCGCAGGGCTTCGGCAACTGA
- the lspA gene encoding signal peptidase II, with the protein MVRPAPSAKVSVRAIAALAFAAVVVVVLDQGVKALVVANLPYGQPVAVLGDALQLFYVRNPGAAFSFAVNMTWVFSIVSTAVVVGIIVFARRIRSMWWAIVLGMLLGGALGNLLDRLFREPGFGRGHVVDFISTPWMMPAIYNIADAFICVSMVVFVLLVILGVNLDGTRAPSAKEQRAAEAAAARAEAGPATSTASADPAQAGRASRSIAAESDPRGPRDGRDVLGHDAT; encoded by the coding sequence TTGGTCCGACCAGCACCATCGGCGAAGGTCAGTGTCCGCGCGATCGCGGCACTGGCCTTCGCCGCTGTCGTCGTGGTGGTGCTCGACCAGGGCGTGAAGGCCCTCGTCGTGGCGAACCTGCCCTACGGCCAGCCCGTGGCGGTGCTCGGCGACGCCCTGCAGCTGTTCTACGTCCGGAACCCCGGTGCGGCGTTCTCGTTCGCGGTGAACATGACCTGGGTGTTCTCGATCGTCTCGACGGCCGTCGTCGTCGGCATCATCGTCTTCGCCCGGCGCATCCGGTCGATGTGGTGGGCGATCGTGCTCGGCATGCTCCTCGGCGGAGCGCTGGGCAACCTGCTCGACCGGCTCTTCCGCGAGCCCGGCTTCGGTCGCGGACACGTGGTCGACTTCATCTCGACGCCGTGGATGATGCCCGCGATCTACAACATCGCCGACGCGTTCATCTGCGTCAGCATGGTGGTCTTCGTCCTCCTGGTGATCCTCGGGGTCAACCTCGACGGCACCCGGGCACCGTCGGCGAAGGAGCAGCGCGCAGCCGAGGCCGCTGCCGCTCGCGCGGAGGCGGGACCGGCCACATCGACGGCATCCGCCGACCCCGCGCAGGCAGGTCGTGCCTCCCGGTCGATCGCCGCCGAGTCCGACCCCCGCGGGCCGCGTGACGGTCGCGACGTCCTCGGACACGACGCGACGTGA
- a CDS encoding RluA family pseudouridine synthase, with amino-acid sequence MSEQRSLPVPDGLAGERVDAAIAKLLGFSRSFAAEVVAAGGVRVDGVEVGKSDRLHADSWLEVEWSPKEPPRIVPVEVPGMRIVHDDEDIVVVDKPIGVAAHPSPGWDGPTVPGGLAAAGFTIATSGAAERAGIVHRLDVGTSGLMVVAKTELAYTHLKRAFKERTVEKVYHALAQGHPDPTSGTIDAPIGRHPSSDWKFAVTADGKPSVTHYETLEAFRSATLLEVHLETGRTHQIRVHMAATKHPLVGDTMYGADPVLANELGLTRQWLDAVRLAFEHPRTGEWVSYSADYPEDLQTALDRIRAASA; translated from the coding sequence GTGAGCGAGCAGCGTTCCCTCCCCGTCCCCGACGGCCTCGCCGGCGAGCGCGTCGACGCGGCCATCGCGAAGCTCCTCGGGTTCTCGCGGTCCTTCGCGGCCGAGGTCGTCGCAGCGGGCGGTGTCCGTGTCGACGGCGTCGAGGTCGGCAAGTCCGACCGTCTGCACGCCGACTCGTGGCTCGAGGTCGAGTGGTCGCCCAAGGAGCCTCCGCGCATCGTGCCCGTCGAGGTCCCCGGGATGCGGATCGTGCACGACGACGAGGACATCGTCGTCGTCGACAAGCCCATCGGTGTCGCCGCGCACCCGTCGCCCGGCTGGGACGGCCCGACCGTGCCGGGTGGGCTCGCGGCCGCGGGGTTCACCATCGCGACCTCCGGGGCGGCCGAGCGCGCGGGCATCGTGCACCGGCTCGACGTCGGCACCTCGGGGTTGATGGTGGTCGCGAAGACCGAGCTCGCCTACACGCACCTCAAGCGGGCGTTCAAGGAGCGGACGGTCGAGAAGGTCTACCACGCGCTCGCGCAGGGCCACCCGGACCCGACCTCGGGCACCATCGACGCCCCGATCGGTCGGCACCCGTCGAGCGACTGGAAGTTCGCGGTCACGGCCGACGGCAAGCCGAGCGTGACGCACTACGAGACGCTCGAGGCGTTCCGGTCCGCGACGCTGCTCGAGGTGCACCTGGAGACGGGGCGCACGCACCAGATCCGTGTGCACATGGCGGCGACGAAGCACCCCCTGGTCGGCGACACGATGTACGGTGCCGATCCGGTGCTCGCGAACGAGCTCGGGCTGACGCGGCAGTGGCTCGACGCCGTCCGGCTCGCGTTCGAGCACCCGCGCACGGGGGAGTGGGTGTCGTACTCGGCGGACTATCCCGAGGACCTGCAGACGGCGCTCGACCGCATCCGGGCCGCGTCCGCGTAG
- the dnaE gene encoding DNA polymerase III subunit alpha, whose product MSDSDSFVHLHVHSEYSMLDGAARLNDLVAETAAQGMPAVAVTDHGNMFGAFEFWKAAKAGGVKPIIGTEAYITPRTHRSDKTRVRWGDGGGDDVSGSGAYTHMTMFAENTTGMHNLFRLSSRASIEGYYFKPRMDIELLEQYHEGIIATTGCPSGEIQTRLRLGQYDEALKAAADYRDIFGKDNYFAEVMDHGLEIERRVIEDVVRISKDLGIPLVGTNDLHYTHSHDAKSHAALLCVQSGSTLNDPNRFKFDADEFYLKTPQQMRHVFRDHPEACDNTLLIAERCNVEFDTAANYMPKFPVPEGETEHSWFEKEVAKGLQYRYPDGISREVQERADYEVGIINQMGFPGYFLVVADFINWSKNNGIRVGPGRGSGAGSMVAYAMRITDLDPIRHGLIFERFLNPDRVSMPDFDVDFDDRRRGEAIKYVTEKYGSERVAQIVTYGTIKAKQALKDSSRVLGFPFGMGEKLTKAMPPPVMGKDIPLTGIFDKDHPRYKEAVDVRTVVETDPEAKTVFDTALGLEGLKRQWGVHAAGVIMSSEPLIDIIPVMKREQDGQIVTQFDYPAAESLGLIKMDFLGLRNLTIISDALDNIKTNRGIELDLETMGLEDEAAYQLLQRGDTLGVFQLDGGPMRGLLRLMKPDNFEDISALIALYRPGPMGANSHTNYALRKNGEQPITPIHPELEEPLQDIIGTTYGLIIYQEQVMAIAQKVAGFSLGQADILRRAMGKKKKSELDKQYAGFEKGMQDNGYSAAAIKTLWDILLPFSDYAFNKAHSAAYGVVSFWTAYLKAHYPAEYMAALLTSVGDARDKLALYLNECRRMGIRVMPPDVNESIGFFAAVGDDIRFGMGAIRNVGFNVVDDIVKARTEKGAFESFHDFLRKIPISSANKRTVESLIKAGAFDEFGDTRRALVEIHEGAVESAVKVKRDEANGNVGFDFDSLFAEVAEEQPTAAPVSQVPDRPEWAKRDKLAFERDMLGLYVSDHPLAGLEIELAKHQSITIADLIAADDGIEGETVTVAGLLTSVQHRVAKSSGNPYGIVQIEDFGGEIGVMFLGKTYQEFGPSLVADSIVVLRGRVNVRDDGKALHAVSMFQPNVGDAMGSGPLTLSLPERQATTTTVTELAAVLGRHQGETEVRLRLLKDDVARTFELPFPVNLTPDLFGELKSLLGPRCLV is encoded by the coding sequence GTGTCGGATTCCGACTCCTTCGTCCACCTGCACGTGCACAGCGAGTACTCGATGCTCGACGGCGCTGCCAGGCTGAACGACCTCGTCGCCGAGACCGCTGCGCAGGGCATGCCCGCGGTCGCGGTCACCGACCACGGCAACATGTTCGGCGCGTTCGAGTTCTGGAAGGCCGCGAAGGCCGGTGGCGTGAAGCCGATCATCGGGACCGAGGCCTACATCACGCCGCGCACGCACCGCTCGGACAAGACGCGCGTGCGCTGGGGTGACGGCGGCGGTGACGACGTGTCCGGTTCCGGCGCGTACACGCACATGACCATGTTCGCCGAGAACACGACGGGCATGCACAACCTGTTCCGGCTGTCGAGCCGGGCGTCGATCGAGGGCTACTACTTCAAGCCGCGCATGGACATCGAGCTCCTCGAGCAGTACCACGAGGGGATCATCGCGACGACGGGTTGCCCCTCGGGGGAGATCCAGACGCGCCTGCGCCTCGGCCAGTACGACGAGGCGCTCAAGGCCGCCGCGGACTACCGCGACATCTTCGGCAAGGACAACTACTTCGCCGAGGTCATGGACCACGGGCTCGAGATCGAACGCCGCGTCATCGAGGACGTCGTCCGCATCTCGAAGGACCTGGGCATCCCGCTCGTCGGCACGAACGACCTGCACTACACGCACTCGCACGACGCGAAGTCGCACGCGGCGCTCCTGTGCGTGCAGTCCGGCTCGACGCTGAACGACCCGAACCGCTTCAAGTTCGACGCGGACGAGTTCTACCTGAAGACACCGCAGCAGATGCGGCACGTCTTCCGCGACCACCCCGAGGCCTGCGACAACACGCTGCTGATCGCCGAGCGGTGCAACGTCGAGTTCGACACCGCCGCGAACTACATGCCGAAGTTCCCCGTGCCCGAGGGGGAGACCGAGCACTCGTGGTTCGAGAAGGAGGTCGCGAAGGGCCTGCAGTACCGGTACCCGGACGGGATCTCGCGCGAGGTCCAGGAGCGCGCCGACTACGAGGTCGGGATCATCAACCAGATGGGCTTCCCGGGGTACTTCCTCGTGGTGGCCGACTTCATCAACTGGTCGAAGAACAACGGCATCCGCGTCGGGCCGGGCCGTGGTTCCGGCGCCGGGTCGATGGTGGCGTACGCGATGCGCATCACCGACCTCGACCCGATCCGCCACGGTCTGATCTTCGAGCGCTTCCTCAACCCAGACCGCGTCTCGATGCCCGACTTCGACGTCGACTTCGACGACCGGCGCCGCGGTGAGGCGATCAAGTACGTCACCGAGAAGTACGGGTCGGAGCGCGTCGCGCAGATCGTCACGTACGGCACCATCAAGGCGAAGCAGGCGCTCAAGGACTCCTCGCGCGTGCTCGGGTTCCCCTTCGGCATGGGCGAGAAGCTCACGAAGGCGATGCCGCCGCCCGTGATGGGCAAGGACATCCCGCTCACCGGGATCTTCGACAAAGACCACCCGCGGTACAAGGAGGCGGTCGACGTCCGGACGGTCGTCGAGACCGACCCCGAGGCGAAGACGGTGTTCGACACGGCGCTCGGGCTCGAGGGCCTGAAGCGCCAGTGGGGTGTGCACGCCGCCGGTGTGATCATGTCGAGCGAGCCGCTCATCGACATCATCCCGGTGATGAAGCGCGAGCAGGACGGCCAGATCGTCACGCAGTTCGACTACCCAGCAGCGGAGTCGCTCGGCCTGATCAAGATGGACTTCCTGGGGCTCCGGAACCTCACGATCATCAGTGACGCCCTCGACAACATCAAGACGAACCGTGGGATCGAGCTCGACCTCGAGACGATGGGGCTCGAGGACGAGGCTGCCTACCAGCTGCTCCAGCGCGGTGACACGCTGGGCGTCTTCCAGCTCGACGGCGGGCCCATGCGCGGCCTGCTCCGCCTCATGAAGCCCGACAACTTCGAGGACATCTCCGCGCTCATCGCGCTGTACCGTCCGGGCCCCATGGGTGCGAACTCGCACACGAACTACGCGCTCCGCAAGAACGGCGAGCAGCCGATCACGCCGATCCACCCGGAGCTCGAGGAGCCCCTGCAGGACATCATCGGCACGACCTACGGCCTGATCATCTACCAGGAGCAGGTCATGGCGATCGCGCAGAAGGTCGCGGGCTTCTCGCTCGGGCAGGCGGACATCCTCCGCCGCGCGATGGGCAAGAAGAAGAAGTCGGAGCTGGACAAGCAGTACGCCGGCTTCGAGAAGGGCATGCAGGACAACGGCTACTCGGCCGCTGCGATCAAGACCCTGTGGGACATCCTGCTGCCGTTCTCCGACTACGCGTTCAACAAGGCGCACTCGGCGGCGTACGGCGTGGTGTCGTTCTGGACGGCGTACCTCAAGGCGCACTACCCGGCCGAGTACATGGCGGCGCTGCTGACCAGTGTCGGCGACGCCCGCGACAAGCTGGCGCTGTACCTCAACGAGTGCCGCCGCATGGGCATCCGGGTGATGCCGCCGGACGTCAACGAGTCGATCGGGTTCTTCGCGGCCGTCGGCGACGACATCCGCTTCGGCATGGGCGCCATCCGCAATGTCGGCTTCAACGTCGTCGACGACATCGTCAAGGCGCGCACCGAGAAGGGTGCGTTCGAGTCGTTCCACGACTTCCTCCGGAAGATCCCGATCTCGTCCGCCAACAAGCGCACGGTCGAGTCGCTCATCAAGGCTGGCGCGTTCGACGAGTTCGGCGACACGCGCCGGGCCCTCGTCGAGATCCACGAGGGCGCGGTCGAGAGCGCGGTCAAGGTCAAGCGCGACGAGGCCAACGGCAACGTCGGCTTCGACTTCGACTCGCTGTTCGCCGAGGTCGCCGAGGAGCAGCCGACCGCCGCGCCCGTCTCGCAGGTACCCGACCGTCCCGAGTGGGCCAAGCGCGACAAGCTCGCCTTCGAGCGCGACATGCTCGGGTTGTACGTGTCCGACCACCCGCTGGCCGGGCTCGAGATCGAACTGGCGAAGCACCAGTCGATCACGATCGCCGACCTCATCGCCGCGGACGACGGCATCGAGGGCGAGACGGTGACGGTCGCCGGGCTCCTGACCAGCGTGCAGCACCGCGTGGCGAAGTCGAGCGGCAACCCCTACGGCATCGTGCAGATCGAGGACTTCGGCGGCGAGATCGGCGTCATGTTCCTCGGCAAGACGTACCAGGAGTTCGGGCCGTCGCTCGTGGCCGACTCGATCGTCGTGCTGCGCGGGCGCGTGAACGTGCGGGACGACGGCAAGGCCCTGCACGCGGTGAGCATGTTCCAGCCCAACGTCGGTGATGCGATGGGCTCCGGACCGCTGACGCTGTCCCTGCCGGAGCGGCAGGCCACGACGACGACCGTCACGGAGCTCGCCGCGGTGCTCGGCCGGCACCAGGGGGAGACCGAGGTGCGGCTCCGCCTGCTCAAGGACGACGTCGCACGGACCTTCGAGCTGCCGTTCCCGGTCAACCTGACGCCCGACCTGTTCGGTGAGCTGAAGAGCCTGCTCGGCCCGCGCTGCCTGGTCTAG
- the hisD gene encoding histidinol dehydrogenase, translating into MMQRIDLRGGLPARAELLRLMPRAVGDVSHAVDAARELVEAVRHHGASALQEQAERFDGGAPEHVRVPAAEIAAAVAGLAPELRDALDEAIRRVRAASAAQVPAGSVTTLADGAQVQQRWQPMRRVGLYVPGGKAVYPSSVVMNVVPAQVAGVGSIALVSPPQRDHGGQVHPTILAAAGLLGIDEVYAMGGAGAVGALAFGVAEIGLEPVDLVTGPGNNFVAAAKRLVRGVVGIDSEAGATEILVIADHTADPGYVAADLVSQAEHDEQAGSVLVTTSAAFADAVEAAIPERVAALGTAARLQTALDGPQSAVVLVDSLADAATVSNAYGPEHLEIQTADDDAVLADIDAAGAVFVGPSTPVSLGDYLAGSNHVLPTGGQARFGSGLSASTFLRPQQVIRYTPDALAQVAPHIVALATEEQLPGHGAAVTERTSRA; encoded by the coding sequence ATGATGCAGCGAATCGACCTCCGCGGCGGCCTGCCCGCCCGTGCCGAACTCCTCCGCCTCATGCCGCGCGCCGTCGGTGACGTCTCGCACGCCGTCGACGCGGCCCGCGAGCTCGTGGAGGCGGTCCGGCACCACGGTGCGTCCGCCCTGCAGGAGCAGGCGGAGCGCTTCGACGGTGGTGCACCCGAGCACGTCCGTGTGCCCGCGGCCGAGATCGCTGCCGCCGTCGCCGGGCTGGCCCCGGAGCTGCGCGATGCCCTCGACGAGGCGATCCGCCGCGTCCGTGCCGCCAGCGCCGCGCAGGTGCCCGCCGGTTCGGTCACGACCCTGGCGGACGGCGCCCAGGTGCAGCAGCGGTGGCAGCCGATGCGTCGCGTCGGTCTCTACGTGCCGGGTGGCAAGGCCGTCTACCCGTCGAGTGTCGTCATGAACGTCGTGCCGGCCCAGGTCGCCGGCGTCGGCTCGATCGCGCTCGTGTCGCCGCCCCAGCGGGACCACGGCGGTCAGGTGCACCCGACGATCCTGGCCGCCGCTGGTCTGCTCGGGATCGACGAGGTCTACGCGATGGGCGGCGCCGGGGCAGTGGGCGCGCTGGCGTTCGGCGTCGCGGAGATCGGCCTCGAGCCCGTCGACCTCGTGACCGGTCCGGGGAACAACTTCGTCGCGGCGGCGAAGCGCCTGGTACGCGGTGTCGTCGGCATCGACTCCGAGGCCGGGGCGACCGAGATCCTCGTGATCGCCGACCACACGGCCGATCCGGGCTACGTCGCCGCCGACCTCGTGAGCCAGGCCGAGCACGACGAGCAGGCGGGCAGCGTGCTGGTGACCACGTCGGCCGCGTTCGCCGACGCGGTCGAGGCCGCGATCCCGGAGCGTGTGGCGGCGCTCGGGACGGCTGCGCGCCTCCAGACCGCGCTCGACGGCCCGCAGTCCGCCGTCGTCCTGGTCGACTCGTTGGCCGACGCCGCCACCGTGAGCAACGCGTACGGCCCGGAGCACCTGGAGATCCAGACCGCGGACGACGACGCCGTCCTGGCCGACATCGATGCGGCCGGTGCGGTGTTCGTCGGGCCGAGCACGCCGGTGAGCCTCGGCGACTACCTCGCCGGGTCGAACCACGTGCTGCCGACCGGCGGTCAGGCGCGGTTCGGTTCGGGCCTGTCGGCGTCGACGTTCCTGCGTCCCCAGCAGGTCATCCGCTACACGCCGGACGCGCTGGCCCAGGTCGCTCCGCACATCGTGGCCCTCGCGACCGAGGAGCAGCTCCCCGGGCACGGTGCAGCGGTGACGGAGCGCACGAGCCGCGCCTGA
- the nrdR gene encoding transcriptional regulator NrdR: protein MFCPFCRHPDSRVVDSRTSDDGTSIRRRRQCPNCGRRFSTTETASLNVVKRNGVTEPFSRDKIVSGVRKACQGRPVTDGDLAVLAQRVEETVRSSGSSQIDANDIGLAILPPLRELDEVAFLRFASVYQAFDTLEDFEEAIAQLRLDHHAAQASGATGPGSSGGGA from the coding sequence ATGTTCTGCCCCTTCTGCCGCCACCCGGACTCCCGCGTCGTCGACTCCCGCACGAGCGACGACGGCACCTCGATCCGCCGCCGCCGCCAGTGCCCGAACTGCGGGCGTCGGTTCTCGACGACCGAGACCGCTTCGCTGAACGTCGTGAAGCGCAACGGCGTGACCGAACCGTTCAGCCGCGACAAGATCGTCTCCGGCGTGCGCAAGGCGTGCCAGGGGCGCCCGGTGACCGACGGCGACCTCGCCGTGCTGGCCCAGCGCGTCGAGGAGACCGTGCGGTCGTCGGGGTCGAGCCAGATCGACGCCAACGACATCGGCCTCGCGATCCTGCCGCCGCTGCGGGAACTCGACGAGGTCGCGTTCCTGCGGTTCGCGAGCGTGTACCAGGCGTTCGACACGCTCGAGGACTTCGAGGAGGCGATCGCGCAGCTGCGTCTCGACCACCACGCGGCGCAGGCGTCCGGGGCCACCGGCCCGGGCTCGTCCGGCGGTGGCGCATGA